The nucleotide sequence ACGGCTGACCAGCCTCCAGGCGATGAATGTTGTTACCTTCTGTTGCAAAAAAAAAGCGGCCGTTGGCCGCTTTTTTGTTTCCTGTTCCAGGTGATCACCCAATCGTCTGGTAATACAAATTCTGTGGATGATTCGCCTGGGCAAAAAAGAACCAACGCTCGGCAAGCAGGCCAATATACTGAATGACGAATGCGCTATACAGCAGCACCGGCGAATGGCTGCTCATCCCGGAATACAACAACAGCAGCGGCACCGGAAATACCAATACCAGGAACACCCACTTGATCGAGCGGAACAACCACATTGGTGCACCATGAAAGAATTCGCGGGTATTGAACGAACCACCCATTGCACCCATGGATCGTTGGCTGATATGCGAATGACGCACACCAATTGCCGTGCGCATGGATGAGCGCTGCTTCAGGTGGGCATTTCGAATCAGCGATGCAGCACGGGTAGCCAGGGCGGAGACAGTAATTATCATTGCCCAGACACCGTAGAAATTAACAAGATCCGGCGCACCGTAGGTCGAGAATGCCGTGGCCAACACAAAACCGGAAGCTGTTCCCAGCAACAGGTAGTTGATCACCGTCAAGGAACTGTGCCATTCCTGTATGAACTTGATGCAGGCGTAAATCATGCCGGTACACAGGAACAGAGCAAACGTTGCCAAGGCAACAAAAGCGCCAACCACCAGGGTCAGGTCGCCGCGGACATTGGTCTGTATGCCAAA is from Gammaproteobacteria bacterium and encodes:
- a CDS encoding dimethyl sulfoxide reductase anchor subunit, which produces MHPAFSVVFLTTLIGAGQGLFLALYTGESYSVLNLLPPQNSLFYTIGSLVAFVLLVTGLLASFFHLGHPERAWRAAARWRTSWLSREVIVLPIVIGGVFVYGVLHHLGWELSLFGIQTNVRGDLTLVVGAFVALATFALFLCTGMIYACIKFIQEWHSSLTVINYLLLGTASGFVLATAFSTYGAPDLVNFYGVWAMIITVSALATRAASLIRNAHLKQRSSMRTAIGVRHSHISQRSMGAMGGSFNTREFFHGAPMWLFRSIKWVFLVLVFPVPLLLLYSGMSSHSPVLLYSAFVIQYIGLLAERWFFFAQANHPQNLYYQTIG